In Panthera uncia isolate 11264 chromosome B4, Puncia_PCG_1.0, whole genome shotgun sequence, one genomic interval encodes:
- the GABARAPL1 gene encoding gamma-aminobutyric acid receptor-associated protein-like 1 has translation MKFQYKEDHPFEYRKKEGEKIRKKYPDRVPVIVEKAPKARVPDLDKRKYLVPSDLTVGQFYFLIRKRIHLRPEDALFFFVNNTIPPTSATMGQLYEDNHEEDYFLYVAYSDESVYGKGKACQDRAVGLAWIEERR, from the exons ATGAAGTTCCAATATAAGGAGGACCATCCCTTTGAGTATcggaaaaaggaaggggaaaagatcCGGAAGAAATATCCGGACAGGGTCCCT gtGATTGTGGAGAAGGCTCCTAAGGCCAGGGTGCCCGATCTGGACAAGAGGAAGTACCTAGTGCCCTCTGACCTCACCG TTGGCCAGTTCTACTTCTTAATCCGGAAGAGGATCCACCTGAGGCCTGAGGACGCCTTATTCTTCTTTGTCAACAACACTATCCCTCCCACCAGCGCCACCATGGGCCAGCTGTATGAG GACAACCATGAGGAAGACTATTTTCTGTACGTGGCCTACAGTGATGAGAGTGTCTATGGGAA GGGGAAAGCATGTCAGGACAGAGCTGTTGGCTTGGCTTGGATAGAAGAACGGAGatga
- the TMEM52B gene encoding transmembrane protein 52B isoform X2 encodes MVMQAQAVTASALVYFIQLPRARCEENCVSPEQLLVVIGGLLLLCGLTSVCFRCCLSRQQNGEEEGRPPYEVTVLAFDHDSTLQSTITSLQSVFGPAARRILAVAHSHSPLGQLPPSLDTLPGYEEALHMSRFTVARCWPKTPDLPPVPEEKQLSPVDESPRAGPSSN; translated from the exons ATGGTGATGCAAGCCCAGGCCGTGACAGCCTCTGCCCTGGTGTATTTCATCCAG CTTCCTCGGGCAAGATGTGAGGAGAACTGTGTGAGTCCTGAACA GTTGCTGGTGGTCATTGGCGGGCTGCTGCTTCTGTGTGGCCTGACTTCTGTGTGCTTCCGCTGCTGTCTGAGTCGCCAACAAAACGGGGAAGAGGAGGGCCGGCCTCCCTATGAAGTGACAGTCCTCGCTTTTGATCATGACAGCACTCTCCAGAGCACTATCACTT CCTTGCAGTCGGTATTTGGCCCTGCAGCTCGAAGAATCCTGGCTGTGGCTCACTCCCACAGCCCCCTGGGCCAACTGCCTCCCTCTTTGGACACCCTCCCAGGGTATGAAGAAGCTCTTCACATGAGTCGCTTCACCGTTGCAAGGTGTTGGCCAAAAACACCTGACCTACCCCCAGTGCCAGAAGAAAAGCAGCTGTCTCCAGTGGACGAGTCTCCTCGGGCAGGACCCTCTTCCAACTGA
- the TMEM52B gene encoding transmembrane protein 52B isoform X1, whose product MVMQAQAVTASALVYFIQLPRARCEENCVSPEHCLTTDWVHLWYIWLLVVIGGLLLLCGLTSVCFRCCLSRQQNGEEEGRPPYEVTVLAFDHDSTLQSTITSLQSVFGPAARRILAVAHSHSPLGQLPPSLDTLPGYEEALHMSRFTVARCWPKTPDLPPVPEEKQLSPVDESPRAGPSSN is encoded by the exons ATGGTGATGCAAGCCCAGGCCGTGACAGCCTCTGCCCTGGTGTATTTCATCCAG CTTCCTCGGGCAAGATGTGAGGAGAACTGTGTGAGTCCTGAACA TTGCCTGACCACAGATTGGGTACATCTCTGGTATATATG GTTGCTGGTGGTCATTGGCGGGCTGCTGCTTCTGTGTGGCCTGACTTCTGTGTGCTTCCGCTGCTGTCTGAGTCGCCAACAAAACGGGGAAGAGGAGGGCCGGCCTCCCTATGAAGTGACAGTCCTCGCTTTTGATCATGACAGCACTCTCCAGAGCACTATCACTT CCTTGCAGTCGGTATTTGGCCCTGCAGCTCGAAGAATCCTGGCTGTGGCTCACTCCCACAGCCCCCTGGGCCAACTGCCTCCCTCTTTGGACACCCTCCCAGGGTATGAAGAAGCTCTTCACATGAGTCGCTTCACCGTTGCAAGGTGTTGGCCAAAAACACCTGACCTACCCCCAGTGCCAGAAGAAAAGCAGCTGTCTCCAGTGGACGAGTCTCCTCGGGCAGGACCCTCTTCCAACTGA